A window of Parambassis ranga chromosome 18, fParRan2.1, whole genome shotgun sequence genomic DNA:
TTTTGTTTTTACTATATTATCTTCCCCACCTAGATATACAAAGGCATGCTGTGCAAGTGTCCAATCTCTTGGCATAAACAAAGCATAAAAATCCAGTATAAACTGACAtgtccttcttttctttctgttttcatagtttacagtgtgtttgcGTCGTGGAGGACAAACTGTTTACCAGCAGGTGTTGTCTGTGGAGCGTCCACCCACATTACAAGGATGGAACTGGGGCTACTGTGGGGAGTATGCCTTTTATCATGCACTCTACCCTCGTGCTTGGACAGTATATCACCTTCCGGGACAGAATGTCACACTAACTTGCAGACAGATTTCTCCAGTCATCCCTCATGATTACCAGGTACATcccatttttatatataaagataGTTATAGGCTTTATTTTATAAAAGCTAGaccaacaagttttttttttcaggactcAAGCCTCCCAGTGGCAGTATTCGTGTGGGACATAGAGAACAAAAATGACTACCCCCTGGATGTCTCCATCATGTTTACTATGGTCAATGGATCAGGGCATAAGGACGACAAGAGTGGTGGACATTGGAACGAACCATTCCACctggagaaggagggagaggcagTTTCTGGGGTCTTATTACATCACCGCACTACAGTTAACCCTTACACCCTGTGCATTGCAGCCCGAGAACAGGTCCAATTTAATTTTATAATTTCatggaggtttttgtacagttACCTGGATTTTAAATAACAGTTGCTGGTATCTGTAAATCTGTTACGTGAATGAGCATTAGGCTGTAGATTTACtgtgttggtgtttgtgtggaaaCTTTACCAGGCTGACAGGGAAGTTAGTCACCAGACAGCATTCAGTCCGAAGGGGACCTGCAGTGGTCTGTGGAGTGACCTCATCACTGATGGACGGTTGGACTCTCCCACAGGTCAGTGCTATGTCGACTATAAAAATGGATGAAACGGATGTCTTAAGCTGTTTGCAATTGtatagaatgttttttttggtgtCTTTTGACCTGAATTGGTGGTAATAAACATAAGCTAtgggtttttgttttatgtatttgaaggatatgttgtttttaaatgtttaaaactcCATCTCtgcttactttttttttttttttacaggatcCAGCCCACCGACGTCTAAGGGGGAAAAGGTAGCCGCAGCGTTATCTGTGGGCTGCTCAGTCCCAGCTCAGAGTCAGAACACCCTGGAGTTCTGCTTGGCCTGGGACATGCCCAAAATCACCTTTGGGTCAAGGGAGAGAGAACACATAAGGTGAATCAAACCATGTGCAAATCGTTATCTGAACATTGAGGTTTTCACATGGTATAACTTTAGAATAATGGCCTGCCTTGCCTTTTGCTGATCACAGCTCATCTATCTTGCATGTTAAATTTACAATGACTGAGGCAGGAAAACACATTCCTAAGTGATAACATTTAAAAGTGTTAATGACACAAAAATATTTCCTGCTTCGTTGTTAGCCCCAGTCCTGACTGCCtggtcacacaaaaacacaaatctcCCCTGAACACGTTTCCTCTTCTGTGACCAAACCTAACCTCTGACACAAAGCATTCATCAAcatgtggtttttgtgtttgcagaagATACACTCGTTACTTTGGGACCAAAGGAGATGCATCCCCCTCCATCAGTCATTACGCCCTAACACACTACAGACAATGGGAGAGAAGCATTGAGGAGTGGCAGAGGCCCATACTGCAGGACAGGTTGTAGACATCAAAATTGGTGTATGCTTTTGCACTTGCTTGGTTTTTGACTGGTCACCTCAacttgtatgcctctgtgtgccaTAGTTCTCTCCCCTCCTGGTATAAGTCGGCCCTATTTAACGAACTGTACTTTGTGGCGGATGGAGGGACAATGTGGACAGAGCTGCCCGAGGATGTTGATATCAGTGGTGGTATGCGCAGCGCTAATGGAGGACTGCCAGCTCAACCTGCTGTCATCAAGGAGTATGGTCGATTTGCTTACTTAGAAGGTAGGACTGGAATTGGGCTTTAGTCTGCAAGACCTCAAGTCTGCATTAAACATTCTGTTGGTAACCCATATCACTTGTCTTCTAGGTCAGGAATATAGAATGTACAACACATACGATGTGCACTTCTATGCCTCCTTTGCACTTATCATGCTGTGGCCCAAACTTGCCTTGAGTTTGCAATATGATATTGGTGAGTTAAATGCTTTGTGAATTGTTTAGAACGTGTCTAGTCAAgaggttttacagcatgtgtctCCTCTCAGCTGGCAGTGTGGTCCAGGAGGATCCAACAGAGCGGCTCCATCTGATGAGTGGGCGGTTCTCTCCTGTCAAGGCCAAAAATGTGGTGCCGCATGACATAGGAGACCCAGGTAGGactcaaaacaaaaactatATTGAAAAAGTATAACAGAAcgttttttctcccatttttgAATTTGTTTGCATTTCTAACTCTCTCTAGATGATGAGCCTTGGCAGAGGGTGAACGCCTACCTCATCCATGACACGGCAGACTGGAAGGACCTTAACCTGAAGTTTGTCTTGCAGGTCTACAGGGACCACTATCTCACCCAGGACAGTCAGTATCTCCAGGACATGTGGCCCATCTGTCAGGTATGGTTTTAATTATTGTGAATGCAAGAGTTGAATTTTGGTAACACAAGTCAGAGTACATTTATTTGAGTTTATGTTTACTTGATCCGGTTAGGCAGTGATGGAGTCAGAGATTAAGTTCGACATGGATGGAGATGGCTTGATAGAGAATTCTGGATATGCCGACCAGACCTATGATGGATGGACAGTGACTGGACCAAGGTgaccaaagcagaaaaaagggaAGCCTCTGGCTTctaaaaccacttcatcttgcTGAACTGGCTTACAACTTGTAGACACAGTACAAATCAGAGATGAAACCTGTCTTCACTTAATAGGAGATCAGTCAGTTCATTGGCATTTTTTGTGTTATTCAAAGGAAATACTGGAGATCAGTTTTGTATGTTTTCACAGAAAAATATGCTTTGTCCAATGTAAAGTTATTTGTATTTTACAGTGCATACTGTGGTGGGCTGTGGTTGGCAtccctgtgtgtgatgtgtaaaaTGGCAAGACTACTGAACAACGAGGAGATGTACCAACATTACAAAAACATCTTGGACAGAGGCAGTGCTGCTTTTGACAAACTGCTGTGGaatggtaaaaacaaacaaatgaaaatttTTTGTTAGAGACTGAGACTGAAAAATTCGGACTCCAATGTACAGAACGGTAGTCCAAACAATCTTTTAACTTTAAAGTaacttcctcccttccttccctcTGATTAGGAAAGTACTACAATTATGACAGCAGTGGAAGAGACCTTTCAAACAGTGTTATGTCTGACCAATGTGCTGGCCACTGGTTCCTTAAAGCATCTGGGCTAGGAGAAGAAGACTACCAGGTAAGTTAAAACAACTTCTAAGGCAAAATGCCTTCAAAGAGCAGATGTTCTATGagaataaattgtggccactcATTGTAAGTCTAGCAGTTGTACATAATTTTACTGATGTTGGAAAAACAATCGGTGGTCTGTCTTGTATTGTCTCTTCAGGCTTTTCCAAAAGAAAAGATCCAGAGTGCATTAAAGACTGTTTTTGACTTGAATGTAATGAGCTTTGCTGGAGGCCAGATGGGGGCTGTTAATGGCATGCGCCCTGAAGGTGTACCTGACCGCTCCAGTGTCCAGTCAGATGAGGTCTGGATCGGAGTGGTGTATGGACTGGCAGCCACTATGATCCACGAGGTAAGTGAGCAAGTGTGCGTATGTATACATCCTGAATCTTTTTAGATTTcgtctgtggatgctctgatGTTATGTCCAAGTGTTAAAATAGGGTCAACTGGACTCTACTGCACATTTAGCAAGAAAGCAAATATTTCCTAAATCGTACTGCTTTAAGTTTTTGtggccatctttttttttttcttcagggtATGCGTGAGGAAGGTATGCGCACTGCAGAAGGTTGTTACCGAACTGTGTGGGAGAGGCTTGGCATGGCGTTCCAGACTCCTGAAGCCTATTGTGAAAAGGGCATCTATCGTTCTCTGGCCTACATGAGGCCTTTGAGCATCTGGGCCATGCAGCTCGCCCTGAACACCTCACAGAAAGATCACAACACATCAGCTCAAAGTTAAGACACCTGAGAACCTGACTCGTGTTCCTCTAAAAGTAAAAACTGTCTGCACTAACATCCTGTAGTGCTTTGATTGGTTACCTTTAATTTAATTGTCTACAGTTTGATTTGCTTCAAATGATTTGTCATTTGAGGCTAAAGGTCAGAGTGGTAGTTTACACTTTACATAGTAATTAGCTATAAACGAAGCTCAGATCATTTTTCTTGATGAGAGTAAGTGTGAATGTTAGCCAGGCAATTCTGAAATCATAGCCTGTGTGTATCTCTAATTAAAAACTGACTATGTGCTCCAGTAAAATATAATCTGCATGCATGTACGCAAACATGCAAACACTACATTTCCAAATTCACAATCATGCCAACAATAATGGTAGTATGTTTGCAAAAGACATTGTTTTTCCTTCATTTAAATTTGAATGCTGTAATATGTGATGAGTGGTGCTGGAAATGATGCCGAAAAAATTCTCTTTTTTAAATAGCATTTGGTGCCTTGTTGCATGTTGGCCTGTATCTACAGTATATAAAGGTAGCGGCAACAAATACTATGTTTTCTAAAGTCCTACAAGATTGACAATCACGCTAAATAAATGACTAAGATACAACAGCCAGTTTggtgtttttaattaaatgtgtttaagaCCATTTCCAAGAACTACAAAAAACTGTTGAACAGACTGGTGCATCTACACAGATATGGGAGAATATTTCAGCCAGAGTAACTCaataggggtggaacggttcactaaatccacggttcggttcgtatcccgattctgaggtcacggttttcggttcgttTCCTTCGttttcggtttacattgttgaggtttttctacttttaacacactggaaataccagatgagcataaaatacatatccTATTTTtccatttaacatttttaagagtcagttcagtgtttcccctatccTTATATCTGGTCAGTATCAAGTCAATTTCTTTTTACTTTCCATATAAcgccagatcataacagaagccatttcaAGATAACCTTttctatagaacaggtctacaccttatTCTTTTGTTAAACTATACTGTACATGTTATTAATTTATTTgcatggcagcatgtcatttctgtctgcatggttgtgcgtttacaattcactgctgctgtctgcgcacagaggcacgatgcacgtacacacagacacatgcaaaaAATCAAGCAACTTTttctggtgacgtttggagatTCGTTCTGCAGTTACTGTCCTCAATGGGCAGCGGGTGCAACTGTGAGCTCCTCCACCGCCCCAAAGCACTTGGAAAGACTTAACAGTCTTAACCGAATCTTTTTTTctccgaaaagaggacacttcaggcgtTGTATTCATGTACTCCAccatgtctctgtgttgtgtacAAGCTAGGTCAAAGTCAGTGTCGGACGATCGAATAATATCACAAGGTGCTCAAAAAAAAGGGGGACTTGCACTCTACTTGAACAACAGGTGGTGCAGCCCTGGACACATTATGGTAAAGgagtgtgcagcccggacattgaactgctagtgGTAAGTCTACGTCTATATAATTTGCTCAGAGATTTCTCTCACACCATTGTGATTGTTAGTTACATttctccctcggctgaggcgtcgcgggctccTGATGTCCGGATCAGACCACAACCCAGTACACCTCAAACctcagtatataccagcagtacagcggcagccggtgaccaccaaaactgtacaaaggtggacaccggaagctcTAGAGACCCTGCAGGAATGTTTTGAGGGgatgactgggatgtgttctgtgatgCTCAcagtgaggatgtagacacactcacagactgcattacagaatatgttaatttttgtaccgATTCTTTATTCCACACCAGGTCGATACACTGCTTTCccaacaataaaccatgggtaaCAAAGGACATCACTCAACAGGAAGAAGACAGCCTTACAGTAAAAAGAACGGGGCCTatgtccactccctgaccaccctccctcctcctgtgatgcaccattcaCACCTTCCTGCAATAATGTACCTCTccctaaccacactaaccaTTCTCACATCCCCATTactaacatcaccctgccccccttaccccacctttcCCGGGATCTCCTCCCGGTTTTATGTTATCTTTTCTTATCTTATTTAGGACGTCACATTAAAGCTGGCAGTCTACATTAGCTGGACTAGTCCTGCGGCCACCTGCACCCCCTCAAGCCCACTGACCAGGGTCTCTGTGGCGCAATCGGTTAGCGCGTTTTTGTGTATACGTAAGTAATAGGGAACACCATGAaccacacaatacacacaa
This region includes:
- the gba2 gene encoding non-lysosomal glucosylceramidase gives rise to the protein MTLEWGEKSTADLMSKYVSKEMGYGVPKEGWRICLAHEFKEKRKPFQAKDVSLSHVLEHIGLGIRYLKWWYKKTQVEKKAPFIDMFGAQPLRQIYGAPLGGIGGGTITRGWRGEFCRWQLNPGMYHYKTVTANQFTVCLRRGGQTVYQQVLSVERPPTLQGWNWGYCGEYAFYHALYPRAWTVYHLPGQNVTLTCRQISPVIPHDYQDSSLPVAVFVWDIENKNDYPLDVSIMFTMVNGSGHKDDKSGGHWNEPFHLEKEGEAVSGVLLHHRTTVNPYTLCIAAREQADREVSHQTAFSPKGTCSGLWSDLITDGRLDSPTGSSPPTSKGEKVAAALSVGCSVPAQSQNTLEFCLAWDMPKITFGSREREHIRRYTRYFGTKGDASPSISHYALTHYRQWERSIEEWQRPILQDSSLPSWYKSALFNELYFVADGGTMWTELPEDVDISGGMRSANGGLPAQPAVIKEYGRFAYLEGQEYRMYNTYDVHFYASFALIMLWPKLALSLQYDIAGSVVQEDPTERLHLMSGRFSPVKAKNVVPHDIGDPDDEPWQRVNAYLIHDTADWKDLNLKFVLQVYRDHYLTQDSQYLQDMWPICQAVMESEIKFDMDGDGLIENSGYADQTYDGWTVTGPSAYCGGLWLASLCVMCKMARLLNNEEMYQHYKNILDRGSAAFDKLLWNGKYYNYDSSGRDLSNSVMSDQCAGHWFLKASGLGEEDYQAFPKEKIQSALKTVFDLNVMSFAGGQMGAVNGMRPEGVPDRSSVQSDEVWIGVVYGLAATMIHEGMREEGMRTAEGCYRTVWERLGMAFQTPEAYCEKGIYRSLAYMRPLSIWAMQLALNTSQKDHNTSAQS